The nucleotide window CGCCTGAGCCCGGGCCCGGTCGTCGGGGTGCAACAGCGCGTCCCACACCTCATTCACGTCGGTGCCATCGGGGTAGCCCGCGTACTGCCACCACTGCGGACTGGTGTATTCGGTGCGGCCCTCGGCGTCGTTGATAAAGGTCATGACCGGCAAGGATTCTGTCATACGCCGCAGCCGCTCGTCGCTGCGCTGCAGCTGAGTGGCCAGGCCCTCGGCCCGCTGCCGGGCCTGCACCTGCTCGGTCACGTCCACCAGAAACGCCAGAATACCCTGGGGCTGGCCCTGGTTGTCGCGCAAGGCCTGGTAGGTAAAGCTCAGGTAGTGCAGGCGAGGTTGGCCGGAGGCGGTGTCCGTCAGCCACAGGGGGCTTTCCTGACCCACGTAGGGCTGCTGGGAGCGGTACACCTGATCGAGAATGGAAATAAAGCCCTGCTCCTGCAATTCCGGCAGCAAGTCGGCCACCCGCTGGCCCAGCACCGCCCGGCTGCCTACCAGTTGCTCGTAGCGGCCGTTGAAAAAAGCGTAGCGGTGCTCGGGCCTTCCAGGGTGGCAATCATGGCCGGGGCCTGGGTCAGGATTTGCCGCAGGTACTCGTCTTTGGTTTCGAGCTGGCGCTGAAACTGCTTCTGGTCGTCGATATCCACGCTAGAGGCGTACCACCGGCCTACTGAGCCGTCTTCGGGCCGGAGCATGGGCACGGCCCGCAGCAGGTGCCAGCGGTAGAGCCCATCGTGGCGGCGCAGGCGGTATTCCCCCGACCAGGCCTGTCCTAGCCGGCGGCCGCGGGCAAAATCTTCCTTGAGGCGGCGCCGGTCGTCGGGGTGCAGGGGTTCTGCCCAGTTAGACAGGCCTTGCTCCGCCTGCTGCCCCGTAAACTCGTAGCGCTGCGGATTGATATACAATATCTTCCCCTGCTCGTCGGCAATGTAGACAAACAGCGGCAAGGATTCCACCATGGTTCGGAACTGGGCGTTCTGCTCCCGGATTTCGGCCATCAGCTCGGCCGTGCGCTGCTTGGCCTCTACCCGCTCGGTCACGTCGATGCCGAACACCAGAATGCCCTGGGTCTGGCCCTGCTCGTCGGTCAGGGGCTGCAGCACGCCGTCGAAGTAGAGCGTGGCCACGGAGCCATCGGCGGCAGGCGGCTGCACCATCGGCATTTCCGACAGCACAAAGGGCTTGCCGGTCCGGTAGATTTCGTCCACGAGCTTGATGTAGCCGTTGGTTACCAGCTCGGGCACGGCCAGGGCGGCGGGCATGCCGGGCTTCACTTTGCCCCCAAACAGCTGGTTGCCCTTCTCGTTCAGGAAGCCATACACGTGGTCGGGACCAAGCAGGGTAGCAATATGGGCCGGCACCTGACTTAAAATCTGCTGCAGGTGGCGGTCCTGGGAAGCCAGGCGCTGCTCCACCAACTTCTGGTCGTGAATATCGAGCGTGGTGCCCGTCCAGCCCAGGATGGCGCCTGCCGCATCCCGGCGCGGCACGCCGCGCACCAGCTGCCAGCGGTACTGCCCGTCGGCGCGGCGTATGCGGTATTCGTTGAAATAGTCGGTGCCGCCGGTACGGGCCCGGAGCCAGGTTTCCAACACCCGGACCTGGTCGTCGGAATGCACCACGTCCAGCCAGCCATCGGCCTCCGCCTGGGCAATGGTCAGGCCCGTGTACTCCAGCCAGCGGGCATTATGGTAATCGGCTCCCCCGTCCAGCTGGGTTGTCCAGACAATGACGGGCAGCACGTCGTACAGCTCCCGAAAGTCGGGGGTAACGGCAGGCTTATCGGTCAGCGGCACACTTCTTTCCGCTGCTGGCTCGGCCCGGTACAGAAAATAGCGAATCTCGTTTTCGGGTCCCAGCACGGGCCAGGTGCGGTGCTGCCAGCCCCCGGCCTGCCGCTCGTGCGGGGCCCGGGAAGCTGTTACGGCCGCCAGGCCGGTCTGCAGCTCGGCGCCTATCAGCCCTAATTCCGAAGCTGCACTGGGGGCAAATACAACCGCCGCAGCCTGGCCCAGCAGCTGCTCCAGCGGTTGCCCGGCTACTTCCGCCGCCTGGGCCGAAGCCGCCACAATGGTCAGGGCTGGCGAGAGGGCCAGGTGTATACCGGGAAGGGCTTCAAACAGGGCTTGATAGTCGGGGTGGGCTGGCATAGAGGGATGGTAACAGGCCGCAGAAGCTCCGTTAGGGCAGGGCAGTATACGTAAGCGCCGCCATACTGAAGCATTCCGCCGTACGAATGTTGCCCGGCCGGGTGTTTTTGAGCTATTGGTCCTCCGCTAACGGGCCTTATGGCAGACTAGCCTTACTTTTTTTAGCCTTACTTCGCGCTGCCGCGTAGCAGCAATACGCCTGTAGCCTCATGAAAAAGCCCTTGTTTCTTCCCCCTCTCTTTAATGCCGCCCGCGCCACCGGAATGGCCGCCTGGCAAACCGGCCGGCTGTTTCAGCAACTGGCCAAAAAAGCCCTGGACTCGATTCAGGATATTCTGCGGGCCGAAGTGCAAAAAGGCAACGTGCAGCTCGTGGCCGACTTTCTGGCCGATAAAGCCCTGCCCGCGGCCAAGGCCCTGCTGCTGGAGCGTATGGCCGCCCGCCTGCTGGTGCGCCTGGGCCTGCGCGGCGTGCTGGCAACCAACGTCGTGGGCTGGATTTTGCCCTTCGTGCTGGAGCGCCTCATCAAAGTGGGCGTCAGCACCGGCTTCTTCGAAAAGGTCCGCACCCATGCCACCGTTACCGACACGCTGCGCCGCCTCGACGAGCTGAAGCGCGCCGCCTGGAAAACCATCGTGCCCGACGCCGGCAGCGGGGCCGAAGTGCTGCCCGACGATACGCCGACGCCCGCCCAGCTGCCCCGACGGCCGGCTAGGGTTGGAGGGTAAGCTTGTCTAGACAGCGCAGTTACTGGCAGCAACTAAACTACTTAACTAGTAACGGCCTGCTTATTATATAAGTAACAACCAGCACCACAGGTCACCTTAGCTCCGGGGCGAATCTACTCTCCCAGCACGGGAAAATGCGGCGTTTGCGGGTCAGGAAAACAGCCCGGCCGTGTGCGCGGCCCGAATCAGGTCGGGGGCCGTTTTGAGGGCCACCAGCACGAAGCGCTTGGCCGACTCCTTTACTTCATCTTTGCTTACTTCCCGGGATTCTTCCCGCACAAACTCCGCCAGAAGCTTAAACGAGTGCGCCACGGCCTCGTGCCGGGGCTGGTCGGCATGCAGCTGCTCCTGAATGATGGACAGCTGGGCGCGGAGCTTGTCGCGCCGGGAAGTGAAAACCGAGTCGTGCTCCATGTGGGGCCGGATTCGCTCGACCAGCTCCAGCAAGGGCTGAAGCTTAACGGCCGTGGTGGCGGCGGTAATGACGAGCGGGTCCATCAGCCGGTCGCGCTTGCGGGCCCGCGCCGCCGGCCAGGCCTCGGGGCCGGTGTTTGTGGGCTGGCCCGCGGGGGTATACAGTTCCGTTGCTACCTTATTCTGATCCGCCTCCATATCCTAACAAACCTAGTGCTTTACCTACGCTGTACTAAAGTACTACCGGCCAATCGGAAATGAAAATACCGAGCGGCCGGCTACCTCGAGCGGCCGCAGGCATTCTGCATTTTACCGCAGCTCGTTCCGCCCAAAGTACGTCCCGTTGACCCTATCTTGACCCCGCCGACCTTTGTTCCATCACCCGCCTTCGTTCATGCCAGAACCCTCAGCCGCCGCACCACAGCTCACGCCGTCCGCCGCTTATCCGCCACCGCCCACCGATGCCACGGCCGAGCAGCAGCGGGAATATCAGCGCGGCCTCTGGAATCATTTACTGCTGGATGACACCTGGCGCCAGACCCGTTTCAATCCGGCTCCCAACCTGTTGCTCACCGAAACCGTGGGCGAGCTGGCTCCTGGTACGGCCCTGGACGTGAATATGGGCGAAGGGAGGAACGCACTGCACTTAGCCCGGCTCGGCTGGCAGGTCACGGGCGTCGATATTGCCGACGCGGCCCTGCGCTACGCCCAGCAGCGGGCCCGGCAGCTCGGCGTGGCGCTGACCACCATCGAGCACGACGCAGCCTCTTTCGACTGGGGCCACCACTGCTGGGATTTGCTGGTGCTCTGTTACGCCGACGAGCAAACGCATGCCGAACGGGCTGCGGCGGCACTCAAACCCGGGGGACTGGTGGTTTTCGAGAACTTTCACTACGACGTAAACGAGGCCCGAAAGAACCCGCCTAGCCAGCAAATCGGCTTTCGTACCCAGGAGTTGCCGGACCTGTACTCGGCCGCCGGCTTCCGCATTCTGCGCTACGAGGAGCCCGTTGCCATTGCCGATTTTTCCCGGGAAACCCAGCGCCTGGTACGACTGGTCGCCCAAAAGCTGTAAGTTCGGCCGGACTGCAAACGACAGAATTTCCTGCGGGCAGAAGTCAGGGAGCCGGCCCGCTATCTACCTCTATTGCTTAGCCGAGATGTTTAAACTAGTACTCTATGCCTTATTAGGACTTTGCGCTACTCCCGCCCTGGGACAGGTGGTTGCGGGGCCGCGCGTGGCTTATTACGACCCGCGGGAGCGGCTCACGCCCGCCTTTGCCACCTTGGCCGATACGGCAGGCAGGCCCCGGTACTTGGTCCTCCGAGGCCCCGTCAAAGCCATCAGCGCCCCGGCCCCGGGCTGGCTCCGGATTCAGCGGGGCCACAACTCGGTGCTGGTGGCCACCCGGCAGCTAGTAAAGCTCCCCGACCTCATCGCGCTGCCCCTCGATGCAAGTACTGGCCGGGTTACGTTTACCGCTGTTCTTGCGGCCGACAGCCTGGGGATGAACGACTTGGCCGCCCGCAGCTACGCCTGGCTGAAGGAGCAACTAGGCCCGGTGGAAGTAGACAGCCCCCGGCCCGACACGCTGGTGATGAGCAGCTACACCTGGATGCCCATGGATCTGCTCAACTCTTCCGGCCATATCACAGCTTTCCAGCTCTGGTATACGCTGCGCCTGACTCTTACTCCCGGTCAGCTGCAGTACGAAATCAGCCGCTTCAGCCGAGCTGCTGAGCCAAGTCCGGAGCGGCCCACTCCTCGGCTGGTTCCCCTGGAAAAGCTACTCAAGCCCGGCCGGGAGCTCAACCCGGTTTCCGGCCCGGGCATCCGGCAAAACCAGTTGCGGCAGCAGGTTCAGCTTACCGCCGCCGAGCTGCTAGAAACCTTGCAAGATGCCGTGTGGCAGCCGGTAAGTGGCAGTTGAGCCGAAAGCCAACTCTGCTTTACTACCCCGCCAGCGGAGCTGCTCCTCCTGTCTTACCAACTTCCTGAATACAGCAGCTCTACCCATTCCGTTACTCCTTACGCTTTATTCACCCATGTCCCAACGCCCTACTCCTGTTCCGCCCGTAGCTGGGGTTTCTATTTCCAGCAAAAACGGCATCATCGTCTTGATTATCATCTTGATCCTGATAGCCCTTTTCGGTAAGTCCACTACTTCTCCTGGTCCTGCCGCTGCTCCTAAGCACCCTACTCCTGCAGCCCCAGTGGATACGCTGGCCACCGTGGACTCAGCAGCCGAGTAACTATGCCGTGTGATATACTTGCGTCTGGCGGGCTTTTTTCGAGCCTCACAACTCATAGCATTAGCAACTCGGGCTAGCACCCGACTTGATTTTGGTGGTACAGGCTTTGGCCCTGAATCCGGCCATTGGACAGCCGACACGGTAAGTGCCAAACGGTTGTACTACACAGGCAAGGTATAACGTTCGTTTAGCTTTTCGACCGTTTCGCTGAACGTGGTTTGTACAATTATACCTTCCATGACTTCGACGAGCGTCACATAAATGGTCT belongs to Hymenobacter cellulosilyticus and includes:
- a CDS encoding PAS domain S-box protein — encoded protein: MPAHPDYQALFEALPGIHLALSPALTIVAASAQAAEVAGQPLEQLLGQAAAVVFAPSAASELGLIGAELQTGLAAVTASRAPHERQAGGWQHRTWPVLGPENEIRYFLYRAEPAAERSVPLTDKPAVTPDFRELYDVLPVIVWTTQLDGGADYHNARWLEYTGLTIAQAEADGWLDVVHSDDQVRVLETWLRARTGGTDYFNEYRIRRADGQYRWQLVRGVPRRDAAGAILGWTGTTLDIHDQKLVEQRLASQDRHLQQILSQVPAHIATLLGPDHVYGFLNEKGNQLFGGKVKPGMPAALAVPELVTNGYIKLVDEIYRTGKPFVLSEMPMVQPPAADGSVATLYFDGVLQPLTDEQGQTQGILVFGIDVTERVEAKQRTAELMAEIREQNAQFRTMVESLPLFVYIADEQGKILYINPQRYEFTGQQAEQGLSNWAEPLHPDDRRRLKEDFARGRRLGQAWSGEYRLRRHDGLYRWHLLRAVPMLRPEDGSVGRWYASSVDIDDQKQFQRQLETKDEYLRQILTQAPAMIATLEGPSTATLFSTAATSNW
- a CDS encoding class I SAM-dependent methyltransferase — its product is MPEPSAAAPQLTPSAAYPPPPTDATAEQQREYQRGLWNHLLLDDTWRQTRFNPAPNLLLTETVGELAPGTALDVNMGEGRNALHLARLGWQVTGVDIADAALRYAQQRARQLGVALTTIEHDAASFDWGHHCWDLLVLCYADEQTHAERAAAALKPGGLVVFENFHYDVNEARKNPPSQQIGFRTQELPDLYSAAGFRILRYEEPVAIADFSRETQRLVRLVAQKL